One Procambarus clarkii isolate CNS0578487 chromosome 15, FALCON_Pclarkii_2.0, whole genome shotgun sequence DNA segment encodes these proteins:
- the LOC138364865 gene encoding salivary glue protein Sgs-3-like, with protein sequence MPWHKYGTVGTHKVGRGSLINIIIIILHPFLYHLHPPTITRSQLPPPTTTPTTTPTITPTNTPTTTSTTTPTITSTTSPTTTPTITSTTSPTPTPTTNPTTTPTTTPTTTPTTSPTTTPTTTPTTTPTTIPTTTPTTTPTTSPTTTPTTSPTTTPTTTPTTTPTTTPTTSPTTTPTTTPTTTPTTIPTTTPTTTPTTSPTTTSTTSPTTTPTTTPTTSPTTTPTTSPNISPTTSPNISPTTTPTSIPTTNPTTTPTTSPTTTPTTTPTSIPTTTPTTTPNYLPNYLPNYHPN encoded by the exons ATGCC GTGGCACAAGTACGGCACTGTAGGCACTCACAAGGTGGGTAGAGGCtccttaattaatataataataataattctccaCCCTTTTCTGTACCATCTGCATCCTCCTACAATAACCCGATCTCAACTACCACCCCCGACTACCACCCCGACTACCACCCCAACTATCACCCCGACTAACACCCCAACTACCACCTCAACTACCACCCCGACTATCACCTCAACTACCTccccaactaccacccccacTATCACCTCAACTACCTCCCCAACTCCCACCCCAACTACCAACCCAACTACCACCCCAACTACCACCCCAACTACCACCCCAACTACCTCCCCAACTACCACCCCAACTACCACCCCAACTACCACCCCAACTACCATCCCAACTACCACCCCAACTACCACCCCAACTACCTCCCCAACTACCACCCCAACTACCTCCCCAACTACCACCCCAACTACCACCCCAACTACCACCCCAACTACCACCCCAACTACCTCCCCAACTACCACCCCAACTACCACCCCAACTACCACCCCAACTACCATCCCAACTACCACCCCAACTACCACCCCAACTACCTCCCCAACTACCACCTCAACTACCTCCCCAACTACCACCCCAACTACCACCCCAACTACCTCCCCAACTACCACCCCAACTACCTCCCCAAATATCTCCCCAACTACCTCCCCAAATATCTCCCCAACTACCACCCCAACGTCCATCCCAACTACCAACCCAACTACCACCCCAACTACCTCCCCAACTACCACCCCAACTACCACCCCAACGTCCATCCCAACTACCACCCCAACTACCACCCCCAACTACCTCCCCAACTACCTCCCCAACTACCACCCCAACTAA
- the LOC123759155 gene encoding probable serine/threonine-protein kinase clkA, producing MESYHKKERKGSRSLQLSSKTNNGQNILLATGENILLTTRENILLTTGENIHTDNGGEHSTDNGGEHSTDNGGEHSTDNGGEHCTDNGGEHSTDNGGEHYTDNGGEHYTDNGGEHYTDNGGEHYTDNGGEHYTDNGREHYTDNGGEHFTDNGGEHSTDNGGEHSTDNGGEHSTDNGGEHSTDNGGEHSTDNGGEHSTANGGEHSTDNGGEHSTDNGGEHSTDNGGEHYTDNGGEHSTDNGGEHSTDNGGEHSTDNGGNILLTTEHSTDNGGEHSTDNGGEHYTDNGGEHYTDNGREHYTDNGGEHCTDNGGEHCTDNGGENSTDNGGEHYIDNGGEHSTDNGGEHSTDNGGEHSTANGGQHYTDNGREHYTDNGGEHSTDNGREHYTDNGREHYTDNGGEHYTDNGGEHSTDNGGEHSTDNGGEHYTDNGGEHCTDNGGEHSTDNGREHYTDNGGKHSTDNGGEHSTDNGREHYTDNGREHYTDNGREHYTDNGGEHSTDNGGEHSTDNGGEHSTDNGGEHSTDNGGEHYTDNGREHYTDNGGEHSTDNGGEHSTANGGEHSTANGGEHSTDNGREHYTDNGREHYTDNGGEHSTDNGAEHSTDNGEEHSTDNG from the exons ATGGAGAGCTATCATAAAAAGGAaag GAAAGGTAGCCGGAGTCTCCAGCTCAGCTCCAAGACTAATAACGGACAGAACATTCTACTGGCAACGGGGGAGAACATTCTACTGACAACGAGGGAGAACATTCTACTGACAACGGGGGAGAACATTCATACTGACAACGGGGGAGAACATTCTACTGACAACGGGGGAGAACATTCTACTGACAACGGGGGAGAACATTCTACTGACAACGGGGGAGAACATTGTACTGACAACGGGGGAGAACATTCTACTGACAACGGGGGAGAACATTATACTGACAACGGGGGAGAACATTATACTGACAACGGGGGAGAACATTATACTGACAACGGGGGAGAACATTATACTGACAACGGGGGAGAACATTATACTGACAACGGGCGAGAACATTATACTGACAACGGGGGAGAACATTTTACTGACAACGGGGGAGAACATTCTACTGACAACGGGGGAGAACATTCTACTGACAACGGGGGAGAACATTCTACTGACAACGGGGGAGAACATTCTACTGACAACGGGGGAGAACATTCTACTGACAACGGGGGAGAACATTCTACTGCCAACGGGGGAGAACATTCTACTGACAACGGGGGAGAACATTCTACTGACAACGGGGGAGAACATTCTACTGACAACGGGGGAGAACATTATACTGACAACGGGGGAGAACATTCTACTGACAACGGGGGAGAACATTCTACTGACAACGGGGGAGAACATTCTACTGACAACGGGGGGAACATTCTACTGACAACGG AACATTCTACTGACAACGGGGGAGAACATTCTACTGACAACGGGGGAGAACATTATACTGACAACGGGGGAGAACATTATACTGACAACGGGCGAGAACATTATACTGACAACGGGGGAGAACATTGTACTGACAACGGGGGAGAACATTGTACTGACAACGGGGGAGAAAATTCTACTGACAACGGGGGAGAACATTATATTGACAACGGGGGAGAACATTCTACTGACAACGGGGGAGAACATTCTACTGACAACGGGGGAGAACATTCTACTGCCAACGGGGGACAACATTATACTGACAACGGGCGAGAACATTATACTGACAACGGGGGAGAACATTCTACTGACAACGGGCGAGAACATTATACTGACAACGGGCGAGAACATTATACTGACAACGGGGGAGAACATTATACTGACAACGGGGGAGAACATTCTACTGACAACGGGGGAGAACATTCTACTGACAACGGGGGAGAACATTATACTGACAACGGGGGAGAACATTGTACTGACAACGGGGGAGAACATTCTACTGACAACGGGCGAGAACATTATACTGACAACGGGGGAAAACATTCTACTGACAACGGGGGAGAACATTCTACTGACAACGGGCGAGAACATTATACTGACAACGGGAGAGAACATTATACTGACAACGGGCGAGAACATTATACTGACAACGGGGGAGAACATTCTACTGACAACGGGGGAGAACATTCTACTGACAACGGGGGAGAACATTCTACTGACAACGGGGGAGAACATTCTACTGACAACGGGGGAGAACATTATACTGACAACGGGCGAGAACATTATACTGACAACGGGGGAGAACATTCTACTGACAACGGGGGAGAACATTCTACTGCCAACGGGGGAGAACATTCTACTGCCAACGGGGGAGAACATTCTACTGACAACGGGCGAGAACATTATACTGACAACGGGCGAGAACATTATACTGACAACGGGGGAGAACATTCTACTGACAACGGGGCAGAACATTCTACTGACAACGGGGAAGAACATTCTACTGACAACGGGTGA